From Pseudobdellovibrio exovorus JSS, a single genomic window includes:
- a CDS encoding EF-hand domain-containing protein produces MKHTLLFSLLAAAFLNLSSCESITETHTKGSTHYSANELTAPRGYDPNGDGHVTFQEYMVEVGNIYGSMLKPNATDLAVQDCYQKHICQGLDANNDGRVSASEFFEGKYKIFKKFDRDNDNVLSADEFKEAKKILLRKD; encoded by the coding sequence ATGAAACATACTCTGTTATTTAGTTTACTTGCAGCTGCTTTTCTAAACTTGTCGTCTTGCGAGTCCATCACAGAAACGCACACAAAAGGGTCTACACACTATTCTGCAAATGAGCTGACCGCGCCGCGCGGTTATGACCCGAATGGCGATGGTCATGTGACATTTCAAGAGTACATGGTCGAAGTGGGAAACATTTACGGCTCGATGCTAAAACCCAATGCCACGGATCTTGCCGTTCAAGATTGTTATCAAAAACATATCTGCCAAGGTTTAGATGCAAATAACGATGGTCGCGTTTCAGCCAGTGAATTCTTTGAAGGCAAATACAAAATTTTCAAAAAATTCGATCGCGACAACGATAACGTTTTATCCGCGGATG
- a CDS encoding helix-turn-helix domain-containing protein has translation MNNWNDESTYRLLKLIGEAVKTRRLQKNISQAELSKLSGISLNSITRFETGKGNITLYSLINILKVLDMTEALESVFSVNRITPSLLAKAVRKNNVQQRVRRTKGKSTRGPWLWEEDKK, from the coding sequence ATGAATAATTGGAATGATGAAAGCACCTATAGACTGTTGAAGCTGATCGGCGAAGCGGTGAAAACTCGGCGTTTGCAAAAGAATATTTCCCAGGCAGAACTATCCAAACTGAGCGGCATTTCCTTGAATTCAATTACGCGTTTCGAAACGGGTAAAGGAAACATCACCCTTTACAGTTTGATCAATATTTTAAAAGTGCTCGATATGACAGAGGCATTAGAATCTGTATTCTCTGTTAATCGGATAACACCGAGTTTGCTAGCAAAGGCTGTTAGAAAAAATAATGTGCAACAAAGGGTTCGTCGCACTAAAGGAAAATCCACCCGAGGACCATGGCTATGGGAAGAAGATAAGAAATGA
- a CDS encoding VIT1/CCC1 transporter family protein, with amino-acid sequence MNKIPPETHKSKHINWLRAAVLGANDGIVSTASLIVGVASANSSQQSVLLAGIAGLVAGAMSMAAGEYVSVSSQADTESADLIKEQKEIAANPEYERMELAQIYVQRGLDLELATKVSEQLMAHDALGSHARDELGITEVMSAKPIQAALASAGAFSVGAALPLLLILISSREILIPLVSGGSIVFLVVLGILAAWVGGANIWKGAFRVALWGALAMALTAGVGTLFGASV; translated from the coding sequence ATGAATAAAATTCCGCCCGAAACACATAAGTCAAAACACATTAATTGGCTTCGTGCCGCAGTATTGGGTGCCAACGATGGAATCGTATCCACAGCTAGTTTAATTGTGGGAGTTGCGTCTGCTAACTCTTCTCAGCAAAGTGTTCTGTTGGCTGGAATAGCGGGATTAGTAGCTGGAGCCATGTCGATGGCAGCCGGAGAATACGTTTCGGTAAGCTCGCAAGCAGATACAGAAAGTGCTGATTTAATAAAAGAGCAGAAAGAAATAGCTGCTAATCCTGAGTATGAGCGCATGGAGCTTGCTCAGATCTATGTTCAGCGTGGACTTGACCTTGAATTGGCAACCAAAGTTTCTGAGCAGCTAATGGCACACGATGCTTTGGGAAGTCATGCTAGGGACGAGCTAGGAATAACTGAAGTCATGAGTGCTAAACCCATTCAGGCCGCTTTGGCTTCTGCCGGAGCCTTTTCTGTGGGAGCGGCGCTGCCATTACTTCTTATTTTAATTTCCTCCCGTGAAATCTTAATCCCTCTTGTGTCAGGGGGATCGATAGTTTTTCTTGTTGTACTTGGCATTCTTGCGGCTTGGGTAGGAGGCGCCAACATATGGAAGGGTGCTTTTCGAGTCGCTTTATGGGGAGCCTTAGCAATGGCACTTACGGCAGGTGTGGGCACTCTATTCGGAGCATCAGTTTAA
- a CDS encoding type II toxin-antitoxin system HipA family toxin gives MSLAVTNVAEVYLWGSLIGYVSWSSEREIGSFEYDEEFLKSSIEPAPLKMPNKIGVYEFIELSKETFKGLPGMLADSLPDKFGNSLINVWLAKQGRDVDSFHSVERLCYIGSRGMGALEFKPSSYVARKSNVPIDVHEMVELASSILSDRGNVKENLNSKDDKKRKEALTNLLVIGTSAGGARAKCIIAYNEKTGEVRSGQLATDKEFTYWLLKLDGVSDNKDKELNDPKGYGRIEYAYYLMAKACGIDMSECRLYEENDRAHFMTKRFDRLDGGEKLHMQSLCGIAHFDFNIAGAYSYEQALEVIREVVSDNKLQALEQQYKRAVFNVIGRNQDDHTKNIAFLMNKQGEWKLSPAFDMSYSYNPSGEWTNQHQMRINGKRDKFTEEDLLELSKKADLTNDKALKIIENITDVFKRWDQYAEQAKVSKKFQDDIRLNLRTDLYKKKKAGK, from the coding sequence ATGAGTTTAGCTGTAACGAACGTTGCTGAAGTTTATTTGTGGGGTTCTTTAATTGGATATGTAAGTTGGAGTTCTGAAAGAGAAATCGGATCTTTTGAGTATGACGAAGAGTTTTTAAAAAGTTCGATTGAACCAGCTCCTTTAAAGATGCCAAATAAAATAGGGGTGTATGAATTTATTGAGTTATCAAAAGAAACATTCAAAGGTCTGCCAGGAATGTTGGCTGATTCACTGCCAGATAAGTTCGGCAACTCTTTGATCAATGTCTGGTTGGCAAAACAGGGAAGGGACGTCGACAGTTTTCATTCTGTGGAAAGACTTTGCTATATCGGATCAAGAGGTATGGGAGCCTTGGAATTCAAACCCAGCAGTTATGTGGCCAGAAAAAGTAATGTGCCTATTGATGTCCATGAAATGGTTGAGCTGGCTTCAAGCATTTTATCCGACAGGGGCAATGTAAAAGAAAATCTGAACTCAAAAGATGATAAAAAAAGAAAAGAAGCTTTAACAAATTTATTGGTCATTGGTACTTCGGCAGGCGGTGCACGGGCCAAATGTATAATTGCATACAATGAAAAAACTGGCGAAGTCAGATCGGGTCAATTGGCGACTGACAAAGAGTTTACCTACTGGCTGCTAAAGTTAGATGGAGTTTCTGATAACAAAGACAAAGAATTAAACGATCCGAAAGGCTATGGGCGTATTGAGTATGCTTATTACTTGATGGCGAAGGCCTGTGGGATTGATATGAGCGAATGCCGGTTATATGAGGAAAACGACAGAGCTCATTTTATGACAAAAAGATTCGACCGCTTAGATGGTGGTGAAAAGCTGCATATGCAATCGCTGTGTGGGATTGCCCATTTTGATTTTAATATCGCAGGTGCGTACAGCTACGAACAGGCCTTAGAGGTGATTCGGGAAGTCGTGTCGGACAACAAATTACAAGCTCTTGAACAACAATATAAAAGAGCAGTATTTAATGTTATAGGCAGAAATCAAGACGATCACACGAAGAACATCGCATTTTTAATGAATAAGCAGGGGGAATGGAAACTTTCGCCAGCCTTTGATATGAGTTACAGTTACAATCCTTCTGGTGAATGGACCAACCAACATCAGATGAGAATCAATGGAAAAAGAGACAAATTTACAGAGGAAGATCTGCTGGAGCTTTCGAAAAAAGCCGATTTGACCAACGATAAAGCACTTAAGATTATAGAAAACATCACGGATGTTTTTAAACGCTGGGATCAATATGCTGAACAGGCCAAAGTATCCAAAAAATTTCAAGACGATATTAGACTTAATTTAAGAACGGATCTGTACAAAAAGAAAAAAGCTGGGAAGTAG